In Halobacteriovorax sp. DA5, a genomic segment contains:
- a CDS encoding tRNA-dihydrouridine synthase, whose product MSTLPFKQNSIIFAPMEGVTDGPYREVIQRIFGDWDYYYTDFYRIPSVGNVHAKTLIKHFGESYLQKKAHTNQTAYQFLTSEIAQTEQAISLISEMNYHHIDLNLGCPSKKVNSNKGGAYLLSDLKALEKIIKQIREGFKNTFTVKIRIGYRDDSLYLDLLKLFEDCGVDGITIHARTRDQLYKGVADWSYIEKAVKFSNLPIIANGDIWTIEDINRIFDQCNPYAVMCGRSALKTPWLASIYKEYQGNLDFISDEFLLKVRAQNLDLYFYELEKEYRKYGFVDSTILKRFKAFCRYLFDDYENFETIRGRFLRAQNIHEFRAHLDQFVASYS is encoded by the coding sequence GTGAGTACATTACCCTTTAAACAAAATTCAATCATATTCGCTCCGATGGAAGGTGTGACGGATGGCCCATATCGTGAGGTCATTCAAAGAATATTTGGCGACTGGGATTATTACTATACTGATTTTTATCGAATACCATCTGTTGGTAATGTGCACGCAAAGACATTAATCAAACACTTTGGTGAGTCTTATCTACAAAAAAAGGCCCATACTAATCAAACAGCTTACCAATTTCTCACTTCTGAAATTGCACAAACTGAGCAGGCCATCTCACTTATCAGCGAAATGAACTATCACCATATCGATTTGAATCTTGGCTGTCCTTCAAAAAAGGTGAATTCAAATAAAGGTGGTGCCTATCTTTTGTCTGACCTTAAGGCCCTTGAAAAAATTATTAAGCAAATTAGAGAAGGTTTTAAAAATACTTTTACAGTTAAAATTAGAATTGGATATCGCGATGATAGTCTCTATCTTGATCTCTTAAAACTTTTTGAAGATTGTGGCGTTGATGGAATCACAATTCATGCTCGTACAAGGGACCAGCTTTATAAAGGCGTAGCAGACTGGAGCTATATCGAAAAGGCCGTCAAATTTTCCAATCTTCCCATCATTGCCAATGGAGATATTTGGACTATTGAAGATATCAATCGAATCTTCGATCAATGTAATCCATATGCTGTCATGTGTGGTCGAAGCGCACTTAAGACACCATGGCTTGCTTCAATCTATAAAGAGTATCAAGGCAATTTAGATTTCATCAGTGACGAATTTCTATTAAAGGTACGCGCTCAAAATCTAGACCTCTACTTTTATGAGTTAGAAAAAGAATATCGAAAGTATGGTTTTGTCGATTCAACTATTCTTAAAAGATTTAAGGCATTTTGCCGCTATCTATTTGATGACTATGAAAATTTTGAAACTATTCGTGGCCGTTTTCTTCGTGCTCAGAACATTCATGAGTTTCGTGCTCATCTAGATCAATTTGTGGCGAGTTATTCTTAA
- a CDS encoding NUDIX domain-containing protein — translation MEIAIVIPYSLESDGLVLWGQVRKEDGPLDGMIEFPGGKVESSESVEEAARREFMEEVGFGLNKINLFTQLKHEYSDRSVFLYVYVTEYTKEMSLISQKIPFENAQNVVENLNIPAANKIIIMRLVEHFIRESNLNE, via the coding sequence ATGGAAATCGCAATTGTAATCCCATATTCACTTGAAAGTGATGGGCTTGTTCTTTGGGGACAAGTTAGAAAAGAAGATGGCCCACTCGATGGCATGATTGAATTCCCAGGGGGAAAGGTCGAGTCTAGCGAGAGTGTTGAAGAAGCCGCTCGTCGTGAGTTTATGGAAGAAGTTGGTTTTGGATTAAATAAAATTAATCTCTTCACTCAGCTCAAACATGAATATTCAGACCGAAGTGTTTTCTTATATGTCTATGTTACTGAATATACAAAAGAAATGAGTCTGATCAGTCAAAAGATACCTTTTGAAAACGCTCAAAATGTTGTAGAAAACCTTAATATTCCAGCAGCAAATAAAATCATTATCATGCGCTTAGTTGAGCATTTTATACGAGAGAGTAATTTGAATGAGTAA
- a CDS encoding hemolysin family protein: MTDVSSLEIVLLIICFIGSGFFSGSEAVLLSIPHDRASQLIQEGGAKGRAIAFMIDRPSEILTTILVGNNVVNIFASSLTTVLATRLFADDAIGIAVGATTFVILIFGEIIPKTFARTHAESLSLFVIRVLQIFYYLLYPVIKIMVWLIHTVLGENAQLTGRIVTKDDLEFMIQKAEKENTIDHKQIDLFNSILEFPKIKVKDIMIPRKEIKSIQVNSSYKDVISEIEESIHSRYPVVDGEIDNIEGFLHVKELAFLKRSERDNFTLVNHLRDPFFVYEHMKIQAVFDHMNRKKVHMALVKDENGLIVGIITLEDIIEEILGEIQDEHDDDIDEITKDYQESDLIEGVDIDGATNLRDLDHDYDIKIPLNDNYSTLAGFLLDMLGNNFPEAGQIIIWEGYSFELTEVFDYEIKQVKIKDVDGEKHFFSKKEAKEATENTDDLLEIPVK; the protein is encoded by the coding sequence ATGACTGATGTAAGCAGCCTTGAGATTGTCCTATTAATAATCTGCTTTATTGGCTCAGGTTTCTTTTCTGGTTCAGAAGCAGTCCTACTTTCGATTCCTCACGATCGTGCTAGCCAGCTTATTCAAGAAGGTGGTGCAAAGGGAAGAGCAATTGCATTTATGATTGATCGCCCAAGTGAGATCCTGACGACAATTCTCGTTGGAAATAACGTCGTCAATATTTTTGCCTCATCATTAACGACAGTTCTTGCCACCCGTTTATTTGCGGATGATGCCATTGGTATTGCAGTCGGGGCGACAACTTTTGTCATTCTAATTTTTGGTGAAATTATTCCAAAGACATTTGCACGAACGCACGCTGAAAGCTTATCTCTTTTTGTTATCCGTGTTCTACAAATTTTTTATTATCTACTTTATCCTGTTATTAAAATTATGGTTTGGCTTATCCACACTGTTCTTGGTGAGAATGCTCAGCTAACAGGTAGAATTGTAACGAAGGATGACCTTGAGTTTATGATTCAAAAAGCAGAGAAAGAAAATACGATTGATCATAAGCAAATTGATCTTTTTAACTCAATCCTTGAATTTCCAAAGATCAAAGTAAAAGACATTATGATTCCTCGTAAGGAAATCAAGAGTATTCAAGTTAATAGCTCATATAAAGATGTAATTAGTGAAATTGAAGAATCAATTCACTCACGTTATCCAGTTGTTGATGGTGAGATTGATAATATAGAAGGTTTCCTTCACGTCAAAGAGCTTGCTTTTTTAAAGAGGTCTGAGCGTGACAACTTTACTCTAGTTAACCACTTAAGAGACCCATTCTTTGTTTATGAGCACATGAAAATTCAAGCAGTTTTCGACCATATGAACCGTAAGAAAGTTCACATGGCCCTGGTAAAAGATGAGAACGGTTTAATTGTTGGTATCATTACACTAGAGGATATTATCGAGGAAATTCTTGGCGAGATTCAAGATGAACACGATGATGATATTGATGAAATTACAAAGGACTATCAAGAGAGTGATCTTATTGAAGGTGTTGATATCGATGGTGCAACCAATTTAAGAGATCTTGATCACGATTACGATATTAAGATACCACTTAATGATAATTATTCGACTCTTGCTGGCTTTTTACTTGATATGCTTGGAAATAACTTTCCTGAAGCAGGTCAGATTATTATCTGGGAAGGCTATAGCTTTGAATTAACTGAAGTCTTTGACTATGAAATCAAGCAAGTTAAGATTAAAGATGTTGATGGGGAGAAACACTTCTTCTCTAAGAAAGAGGCCAAAGAGGCCACTGAGAATACTGACGATCTGTTAGAAATTCCTGTTAAATAA
- a CDS encoding NAD(P)/FAD-dependent oxidoreductase, whose amino-acid sequence MSNKYQIAVIGGGAAGMMATLRGVLNNDSVVLFPGTPKDKKRSREKWVYKVENMPGTHKYKKGIEEPNKETLEWIEQSEFKDNLTFVKGKGVTEVTKLSDGSFELIDSSGEKYQAEYVVLCTGIMDVQPHFNDSIKPILPFANAQTVDYCLRCDGHHVYDKHTSIIGHTSGAAWVAVMLKERYNTPSMSILTNGETPQFDEETQKLIKAYKIEVFTEAIVDILGDRKSGIIEGYKFASGRTLESAFSFVSLGTIVYNELAKAIGAEIDGRGYVLANDKGETNIENFYVAGDLRANRKKQIYTAWDMAVDSLDDINAKIRRKKRAALLTSQGLA is encoded by the coding sequence ATGTCTAATAAATATCAAATTGCAGTAATCGGTGGTGGCGCGGCCGGAATGATGGCCACACTACGCGGTGTTTTAAATAATGATTCAGTTGTTCTTTTTCCTGGAACACCTAAGGATAAGAAACGTTCTCGTGAGAAATGGGTATATAAAGTTGAAAATATGCCTGGTACTCATAAATATAAAAAAGGTATTGAAGAGCCTAACAAAGAAACTCTTGAGTGGATTGAACAATCTGAATTTAAAGATAATCTGACTTTCGTTAAGGGAAAGGGTGTTACTGAAGTAACAAAGTTAAGTGACGGAAGTTTTGAGTTAATCGATAGTTCAGGTGAAAAGTATCAAGCAGAGTATGTTGTGCTTTGTACTGGAATTATGGATGTTCAGCCTCATTTTAATGATAGCATCAAACCAATTCTACCTTTTGCAAACGCTCAAACTGTTGACTATTGCCTGCGTTGTGATGGCCACCATGTTTATGACAAGCATACTTCAATTATTGGTCACACTTCTGGTGCAGCCTGGGTTGCAGTGATGCTTAAAGAACGCTACAACACGCCTTCAATGTCGATCTTAACAAATGGTGAGACTCCACAATTTGATGAAGAGACTCAAAAATTAATCAAAGCCTATAAGATTGAAGTGTTCACTGAAGCCATTGTTGATATTCTTGGTGATCGCAAGAGCGGAATAATCGAGGGTTATAAGTTTGCTAGCGGAAGAACGCTAGAGTCTGCCTTTTCTTTTGTTTCGCTTGGAACAATCGTTTATAATGAACTTGCCAAAGCTATTGGTGCTGAAATTGACGGTAGAGGCTATGTTCTAGCTAATGATAAAGGTGAAACAAATATTGAAAACTTTTATGTTGCAGGTGATTTAAGGGCCAACCGTAAGAAGCAAATCTACACAGCTTGGGATATGGCCGTTGACTCACTTGATGATATCAACGCCAAAATCAGAAGAAAGAAAAGGGCAGCGTTATTAACTTCACAAGGTTTAGCTTAA